One Plasmodium cynomolgi strain B DNA, chromosome 12, whole genome shotgun sequence genomic region harbors:
- a CDS encoding hypothetical protein (putative), whose product MKNTVLRIKAELENVKKLYCDDDFLWIFNIKDSTSSLTRENIQFRNTDILEIPNSRGTANFLLKWTEYPKYSTINFVKTKNGCSYDSGADNDWRDFATFECRGYVMGDAFRKLKRNRQSAFNEQIDCAEIELVEFLPHGNFIVEDIKGKIYYDVNLSDRNWCDYNQDHEMCVGIYNVEHEIN is encoded by the exons atgaagaacaccGTGCTTCGAATAAAAGCCGAGTTGGAAAACGTTAAGAAGCTGTACTGTGACGATGACTTCCTGTGGATCTTTAACA TTAAGGACAGCACGTCTTCCCTCACCAGGGAAAACATCCAATTTAGGAACACGGACATTCTCGAAATTCCCAACAGCAGGGG AACAGCCAATTTCCTACTCAAGTGGACTGAGTACCCCAAATACTCCACCATAAACTTCGTGAAG ACCAAAAACGGTTGCTCCTACGACAGCGGAGCGGACAACGACTGGAGAGACTTTGCTACATTTGAGTGTCGAGGGTACGTCATGGGAGATGCAtttagaaaattaaaaaggaacagacAAAGCGCTTTCAACGAGCAGATTGATTGCGCCGA gaTCGAACTCGTGGAGTTCCTGCCACACGGCAACTTCATCGTGGAAGATATCaagggaaaaatttattacgatGTGAATTTGTCCGACCGAAATTGGTGTGACTACAACCAG GACCACGAAATGTGTGTGGGCATTTACAACGTGGAgcatgaaataaattaa
- a CDS encoding phosphatidylinositol transfer domain containing protein (putative), with the protein MKLIEFRLAMPLSMEEYRICQRYLLAKVSHEDADNTINGVEESKRTDGRSLVLFKKGTYEDNNGELGDYTFKRMNLVNKIPKWLLNFVNPKYCLIDEKSWNSYPYLKIVYETAGFPKAHVQVESGYHSGFNTEDNMFNISEELLPQRKVILIDIANDKVSPKDYVPEEDPSIFYSEKAKRGRLGENWIENSKVIMTCYKLFSIDIPYFGIFCSKLENWIALCWIDHWYDLTEVDVHKFEDEIQKNLENFWKEVGLDVEADSSVAVQFMADREARSSSTQIAYDSVEGENIEMDEASIGAIKDESPDGDVACVAPPAAPSAAPSAAPSAPPPPAFVPPPPSPFPPAAPIKEQAKKIPDVKGSSTPSVVSTSASEASEISESQPRKKNEDRKKKKKKKKGSEGGKESERKESERKESERKESERKKSSLSKDQKGSKKGGDVEEKAVKEVEEVKEVEEVKEVEEVEEVKEDEKVNEVEDEKVNEVEDEKVNDGPHPSESQGNQEGGGSSKLRGAATATQTEEEGHFQNSEAGEEAEETNSGTLNVDDGAHSQKQEPIGDAEVGEGNSNKKVAEEEGPTKTKRSKGSKSSEGRTSKDETKKKKSDKSLSSGRKEEGMRKVEEEAQKSRTLFTPSDTKIRSRLLREVHNVEEDALLREDEEGEGEGAEGVVVSPMAGRTDDHGNIVQKNLNRDAVQMGTESHHVDLAFSYKGGQPLHGQYAEYLHRVNEGVVRPWKLHYVFVTKNKMSSVEGGLMNPLSAEQHVKGLHVKRIGKFKGGDGLLMASPFTQRMYMLNYKNGTQMRKCKIDVANNGEGVNDLLLSLKKKYLWEDKGNGLFTPIDLENFYPREGSGRVECMSWEGYSVPSNDGNTILNSFSVVNNAVEDNQILNEFVENMESINNYRRDMRRKDSDTSLSLFYIIVVVSFVYLFMSVYKRFRSLFYVLLSAFMCACAFVYYEYWNLSCFDHGNNGHKLSMSVPASINSVTSFLADERKQQSREEFYNTIYSSLYDNIYQMNKWTMNKSTLNKWTRNFASNSLNAQFQSAVLSNFNEMLSSKNVKYAQYMMNTLWGKK; encoded by the exons ATGAAGCTAATCGAGTTCAGGTTGGCCATGCCGCTAAGCATGGAGGAGTATCGAATCTGCCAGCGATACCTTCTGGCAAAGGTCTCACACGAGGATGCAGACAATACAATCAATGGAGTGGAAGAGAGTAAAAGAACAGATGGAAGAAGCCTAgtgttatttaaaaagggaacataTGAAGATAACAATGGAGAGTTAGGAGATTACACATTCAAGAGAATGAAccttgtaaataaaataccAAAATGGTTGCTAAATTTTGTGAATCCAAAATATTGTCTTATAGATGAAAAATCATGGAACTCTTATCCCTATTTAAAGATCGTGTACGAAACTGCTGGATTTCCTAAAGCACATGTACAAGTAGAATCAGGTTACCATTCAGGGTTCAATACAGAGGATAATATGTTCAATATTTCGGAGGAGTTACTTCCACAGAGGAAGGTTATTCTAATAGATATAGCGAATGATAAAGTGAGTCCTAAGGACTACGTACCTGAAGAAGAcccatccattttttacagtgaaaaagcaaaaagaggaagactAGGAGAAAATTGGATTGAGAATAGCAAAGTTATTATGACatgttataaattatttagtatAGATATTCCTTACTTTGGGATTTTTTGCTCTAAGTTAGAAAACTGGATT GCACTATGCTGGATTGATCATTGGTATGACTTAACTGAGGTAGATGTACATAAATTCGAAGATGAGATAcagaaaaatttagaaaatttttggaaagaAGTTGGGCTTGATGTAGAAGCAGATTCGTCCGTGGCTGTGCAGTTTATGGCTGACCGAGAAGCTCGTAGTTCTAGTACACAAATTGCGTATGATTCCGTTGAGGGAGAGAATATCGAAATGGATGAAGCATCCATTGGTGCTATCAAGGATGAGTCTCCTGATGGAGACGTTGCCTGTGTTGCTCCGCCTGCTGCTCCGTCTGCTGCTCCGTCTGCCGCTCcgtctgctcctcctcctcctgcttttgtccctcctcctccttctccttttcctcctgctgctccgaTAAAAGAgcaggcgaaaaaaattcctgaCGTTAAAGGTAGTAGTACCCCTTCTGTTGTAAGCACTAGCGCATCTGAGGCATCGGAAATCTCGGAGAGCCAaccaaggaagaaaaacgaagataggaagaaaaagaagaaaaagaaaaagggaagcgaaggggggaaggagagTGAACGTAAGGAGAGTGAACGTAAGGAGAGTGAACGTAAGGAGAGTGAACGTAAGAAGAGCTCCCTGTCGAAAGACCAAAAGGGaagtaaaaagggaggagacgtggaagaaaaagcagtaaaagaagtggaagaagtgaaagaagtggaagaagtgaaagaagtggaagaagtggaagaagtaaAAGAAGACGAAAAAGTAAACGAAGTGGAAGACGAAAAAGTAAACGAAGTAGAAGACGAAAAAGTAAATGATGGTCCCCATCCAAGTGAAAGTCAAGGTAAccaagaagggggaggatcTTCGAAGCTCAGAGGAGCTGCTACAGCAACCCAAACGGAGGAAGAAGGCCATTTCCAAAATTCCGAAgcgggagaagaagcagaggaaACCAATTCGGGTACGTTGAATGTGGACGATGGAGCCCACTCGCAGAAGCAAGAACCCATTGGGGATGCAGAAGTGGGGGAAGGAAACAGCAACAAGAAAGTggcggaggaagaaggaccCACGAAGACGAAAAGGTCCAAGGGTAGTAAATCATCAGAGGGAAGAACCTCAAAGGATGAAaccaagaagaaaaagtccGACAAGTCGTTATCCTCAGgtagaaaggaagaaggcaTGAGGAaggtagaagaagaagcacaaaaaagcAGGACGCTTTTTACACCAAGTGATACCAAAATTAGGAGCCGACTTCTGAGAGAGGTGCATAATGTAGAAGAGGATGCTCTCCTAAGGGAGgacgaagaaggggaaggggaaggagcagaaggagtGGTGGTGTCCCCCATGGCAGGAAGAACAGACGACCATGGCAACATCGTGCAGAAGAACTTAAACAGAGATGCGGTTCAAATGGGAACAGAATCTCATCATGTTGATTTAGCGTTTTCATACAAGGGGGGTCAACCGCTGCATGGTCAGTATGCAGAGTATCTACACCGAGTAAACGAAGGAGTGGTTCGCCCATGGAAGTTACACTACGTTTTcgtgacaaaaaataaaatgagctCCGTAGAAGGTGGACTGATGAACCCTTTGTCAGCAGAACAACACGTGAAAGGTCTCCATGTGAAGAGGATCGGAAAATTTAAAGGAGGGGACGGCTTACTTATGGCCAGCCCCTTCACCCAAAGGATGTACATGttgaattataaaaatggaacacaGATGAGGAAGTGCAAGATTGATGTCGCGAATAATGGAGAAGGAGTAAATGATCTGCTTCTCTCCCTTAAGAAGAAGTACCTTTGGGAGGATAAAGGAAATGGTTTATTCACCCCAATtgatttggaaaatttttatccacGTGAAGGGAGCGGAAGAGTGGAGTGTATGTCCTGGGAGGGATACTCAGTGCCATCTAACGATGGGAACACTATTTTGAATTCCTTTAGCGTGGTTAATAATGCCGTGGAAGACAATCAAATTTTGAACGAGTTTGTAGAGAACATGGAGAGTATAAACAATTACAGGAGAGACATGAGACGCAAAGATAGTGACACGTCCCTTAGCCTCTTTTATATCATCGTAGTGGTATcttttgtgtatttattCATGTCCGTTTATAAACGCTTTaggtcccttttttacgtCCTGCTGTCTGCTTTCATGTGCGCATGTGCATTCGTGTACTATGAGTATTGGAACCTCTCCTGCTTCGACCATGGCAATAATGGGCACAAGCTTTCCATGAGCGTCCCAGCGAGCATTAACTCAGTGACGTCCTTCCTAGCTGACGAGAGGAAGCAACAATCCCGAGAGGAGTTTTACAACACCATTTACAGTAGCCTTTACGATAACATTTACCAGATGAATAAGTGGACGATGAACAAGTCGACGCTGAACAAGTGGACGCGGAACTTCGCATCGAACTCCCTCAATGCGCAGTTCCAAAGCGCAGTTTTGAGCAACTTTAATGAAATGCTTTCctccaaaaatgtgaagtatGCTCAATATATGATGAACACCTTATGGGGGaagaaatga